A genomic stretch from Thermomonospora umbrina includes:
- the gcvT gene encoding glycine cleavage system aminomethyltransferase GcvT has protein sequence MPADHATAKKTPLYDVHRDLGANLVDFAGYLMPLRYASETAEHHAVRTGAGLFDLSHMGEIFIEGPQAAEALDHALVGDLSAVTVGRARYTMICAPDGGVLDDLIVYRLEDERFLVVANAANTATVREALLERVGGFEAALDDRSDDYALIALQGPQAQAILAQFTEAPLEGLKYYAWLRGRVAGAEALIARTGYTGEDGFELFVANADAVALWNDLALVEGVLPTGLSARDTLRLEAGMPLYGNELTTETTPYEAGLGRVVKLGKPGDFVGRKALADRAATPPDRRLVGLVAQGRRAPRKGYEVVTADGTPCGVVTSGAPSPTLGRPIAMAYVDTAAVEGGGLAVDVRGRREPVDVVDLPFYKRS, from the coding sequence GTGCCTGCCGACCACGCCACTGCCAAGAAGACGCCGTTGTACGACGTCCATCGCGACCTCGGCGCCAACCTCGTCGACTTCGCCGGGTATCTGATGCCGCTGCGCTATGCGAGCGAGACCGCCGAGCACCACGCGGTCCGCACCGGCGCGGGCCTGTTCGACCTGTCCCACATGGGCGAGATCTTCATCGAGGGGCCGCAGGCCGCCGAGGCCCTCGACCACGCCCTGGTGGGCGACCTGTCGGCGGTCACGGTGGGCCGCGCCCGCTACACGATGATCTGCGCGCCCGACGGCGGGGTGCTGGACGACCTGATCGTCTACCGGCTGGAGGACGAGCGGTTCCTCGTCGTCGCCAACGCCGCCAACACCGCCACCGTGCGCGAGGCTCTGCTCGAACGCGTCGGGGGCTTCGAGGCCGCCCTCGACGACCGCTCGGACGACTACGCGCTGATCGCCCTCCAGGGCCCGCAGGCGCAGGCGATCCTGGCCCAGTTCACCGAGGCCCCGCTGGAGGGGCTCAAGTACTACGCCTGGCTGCGCGGCCGTGTCGCGGGCGCCGAGGCGCTGATCGCCCGTACCGGCTACACCGGCGAGGACGGCTTCGAGCTGTTCGTCGCGAACGCCGACGCCGTGGCGCTGTGGAACGACCTCGCCCTCGTGGAAGGCGTGCTGCCGACCGGGCTGTCGGCCCGTGACACGTTGCGGCTGGAGGCGGGCATGCCGTTGTACGGCAACGAGCTGACGACCGAGACGACGCCGTACGAGGCGGGTCTGGGCCGGGTCGTCAAGCTGGGCAAGCCCGGCGACTTCGTGGGTAGGAAGGCGCTGGCGGACCGCGCGGCCACCCCGCCGGACCGTAGGCTCGTGGGGCTGGTGGCGCAGGGTCGCCGCGCGCCCCGCAAGGGGTACGAGGTCGTGACGGCGGACGGCACCCCGTGCGGCGTCGTGACCAGCGGCGCCCCGTCGCCCACGCTGGGCAGGCCGATCGCGATGGCCTACGTGGACACCGCGGCCGTCGAGGGCGGCGGTCTCGCCGTCGACGTCCGCGGCAGGCGCGAACCGGTGGACGTGGTCGACCTGCCGTTCTACAAGCGTTCCTGA
- a CDS encoding FadR/GntR family transcriptional regulator, which translates to MLSETDDQVQGPPGGLDPLAAVLRPVRAGNAFEETVERLLQVIKLGVVAHGDRLPPERELAPRLGVSRVTLREAIRALQEEGYVESRRGRSGGTFVIYRTPRPRRGDLARVAEGQVEQLTDALTYRMAVETGAAQLLASSGLTDQRAARLRWALDGVNTADAAEYRRLDARFHLTIAELTGSTLLSTACADARMRVTDLLNAIPVLRRNIEHSAAQHVAIVDAILAGDPEAARRAVVEHLEGTAALLRGFLA; encoded by the coding sequence ATGCTGAGCGAGACCGACGACCAGGTGCAGGGCCCGCCGGGAGGCCTCGACCCGCTCGCGGCGGTGCTCCGGCCCGTCCGGGCAGGCAACGCGTTCGAGGAGACCGTCGAACGGCTCCTCCAGGTGATCAAACTCGGCGTGGTGGCGCACGGCGACCGACTGCCGCCCGAACGGGAGCTGGCGCCCCGGCTCGGCGTCAGCCGGGTCACCCTTCGGGAGGCGATCCGCGCCCTCCAAGAGGAGGGCTACGTGGAGTCCCGACGCGGCCGCTCCGGCGGCACCTTCGTCATCTACCGGACGCCCCGGCCCCGGCGCGGCGACCTGGCCCGGGTCGCCGAAGGCCAGGTGGAGCAGCTCACCGACGCCCTCACCTACCGGATGGCGGTGGAGACCGGCGCGGCCCAACTGCTGGCCTCCTCGGGGCTGACCGACCAGCGGGCGGCCCGGCTGCGCTGGGCGCTGGACGGGGTCAACACCGCCGACGCCGCCGAGTACCGAAGGCTCGACGCCCGCTTCCACCTCACCATCGCCGAGCTGACCGGCTCCACGCTGCTGTCCACGGCGTGCGCCGACGCCCGGATGCGGGTCACCGACCTGCTCAACGCCATCCCCGTGCTGCGCCGCAACATCGAGCACTCGGCAGCCCAGCACGTCGCGATCGTGGACGCCATCCTGGCGGGCGACCCGGAGGCGGCCCGCCGCGCGGTGGTCGAGCACCTGGAGGGCACCGCCGCCCTGCTGCGCGGCTTCCTCGCGTGA
- the gcvH gene encoding glycine cleavage system protein GcvH, with the protein MSVPEQLRYSEEHEWVAGLDNEDRVVTIGITAHAADALGEIVYLELHSGEGDTVEAGEPCGEVESTKSVSDLYSPVSGEITAINQAVVDEPKVINDDPYGEGWIFKVRVEGEPGDLLDAEAYGKLIEES; encoded by the coding sequence GTGAGCGTTCCTGAGCAGCTCCGTTACAGCGAAGAGCACGAGTGGGTGGCCGGCCTCGACAACGAGGACCGTGTGGTGACCATCGGCATCACCGCGCACGCCGCGGACGCGCTGGGCGAGATCGTCTATCTGGAGTTGCACTCCGGCGAGGGCGACACGGTGGAGGCGGGCGAGCCCTGCGGCGAGGTCGAGTCGACCAAGTCGGTGAGCGACCTCTACTCGCCGGTCAGCGGGGAGATCACCGCCATCAACCAGGCGGTCGTGGACGAGCCGAAGGTGATCAACGACGACCCGTACGGCGAGGGCTGGATCTTCAAGGTCCGCGTCGAGGGCGAGCCCGGGGACCTGCTGGACGCCGAGGCCTACGGCAAGCTGATCGAGGAGTCCTGA
- a CDS encoding maleylpyruvate isomerase family mycothiol-dependent enzyme, which produces MSDDMARNTAAWEQTVRSTIALARDLAPAEHDLPTDCPGWTVKDVLAHIVSVERMLLGEPLPDHPLPEGLAHVRNDFGRLMEIGVDVRRSVPGEKVVAELDEVFHLRLDTLPTIDPAAPTPAPTGEMVPYGMFMAFRAMDCYVHEQDIRRATGRPGNLDAPAAPCARALLLRGLPYVVGKKAAALPGQSVTLEVTGPAAFTVHIEVGPDGRARVTDPLPAPTTTLTMDWETYLVLSAGRRTPDTVTTAITGDPDLATRLLTAMAVTP; this is translated from the coding sequence ATGAGTGACGACATGGCCCGGAACACCGCCGCCTGGGAGCAGACGGTGCGCTCGACGATCGCCCTGGCGCGCGATCTCGCTCCGGCCGAGCACGACCTGCCCACGGACTGCCCCGGCTGGACGGTCAAGGACGTGCTCGCCCACATCGTCAGCGTGGAGCGCATGCTGCTCGGCGAGCCCCTCCCCGATCACCCGCTTCCCGAGGGCCTGGCGCACGTGCGCAACGACTTCGGCCGCCTGATGGAGATCGGCGTGGACGTGCGCCGCTCCGTCCCCGGCGAGAAGGTCGTCGCCGAACTCGACGAGGTCTTCCACCTGCGGCTGGACACGCTCCCGACCATCGACCCGGCCGCCCCGACCCCGGCCCCGACGGGCGAGATGGTCCCCTACGGCATGTTCATGGCCTTCCGCGCCATGGACTGTTACGTCCACGAGCAGGACATCCGCCGCGCCACGGGCCGCCCCGGCAACCTCGACGCGCCGGCCGCCCCCTGTGCCCGCGCCCTCCTGCTCCGGGGCCTGCCCTACGTCGTCGGGAAGAAGGCCGCCGCCCTGCCCGGCCAGTCCGTCACCCTTGAGGTCACCGGCCCCGCCGCGTTCACCGTGCACATCGAGGTCGGCCCCGACGGCCGCGCCCGCGTCACCGACCCGCTCCCCGCCCCCACCACGACGCTGACCATGGACTGGGAGACCTACCTCGTCCTGTCCGCCGGCCGCCGAACCCCCGACACCGTCACCACCGCCATCACCGGCGACCCCGACCTCGCCACCCGCCTCCTCACCGCCATGGCGGTCACGCCCTAG
- a CDS encoding L-serine ammonia-lyase, translated as MAISVFDLFKIGIGPSSSHTGGPMAAAHRFARGLRRDGLLEKTASVRVVLYGSLDLTGKGHGSDKAVILGLSGEKPELVDVDTVPARIAAVRESGVLRLFGAVEVPFVVGEHLVFERKETLPGHPNGMRFTAYDADGGELRSRVYYSVGGGFVVDENATGADRIKPDDTVLPHPFDSAAELLARCAETGLSVPALMLENEQAFGRTATEISAGLVGLWRVMRACVDRGCATEGLLPGGLKVRRRAPQLHRRLVHESPSDPLHAMDWVTLFALAVNEENAAGGRIVTAPTNGAAGIIPAVLHYYDRFVPGADDAGVVRFLLTAGAIGVLFKQNASISGAEVGCQGEVGSACSMAAAGLAEVLGGTPEQVENAAEIGIEHNLGLTCDPVGGLVQVPCIERNAIGAIKAVGAARLALRGDGHHFVSLDKAIKTMRDTGRDMLDKYKETSRGGLAVNVIEC; from the coding sequence ATGGCCATCAGCGTCTTCGACCTGTTCAAGATCGGCATCGGCCCGTCCAGTTCGCACACCGGCGGCCCGATGGCCGCCGCCCACCGGTTCGCCCGGGGCCTGCGACGCGACGGCCTCCTGGAGAAGACCGCCTCCGTCCGCGTCGTCCTGTACGGCTCGCTGGACCTGACCGGCAAGGGCCACGGCAGCGACAAGGCCGTGATCCTGGGCCTTTCGGGCGAGAAACCCGAGCTGGTCGACGTCGACACCGTCCCCGCCCGGATCGCCGCCGTCCGCGAAAGCGGTGTGCTGCGCCTGTTCGGCGCGGTCGAGGTCCCGTTCGTGGTCGGCGAGCACCTGGTCTTCGAACGCAAGGAGACGCTCCCCGGCCACCCCAACGGGATGCGCTTCACCGCGTACGACGCCGACGGCGGCGAACTGCGCTCACGGGTCTACTACTCGGTCGGCGGCGGCTTCGTCGTGGACGAGAACGCCACCGGCGCCGACCGCATCAAGCCCGACGACACCGTGCTCCCCCACCCGTTCGACTCCGCCGCCGAACTGCTGGCCCGATGCGCCGAGACGGGCCTGTCGGTGCCCGCCCTGATGCTGGAGAACGAGCAGGCGTTCGGCCGCACCGCCACGGAGATCTCCGCCGGCCTCGTGGGGCTCTGGCGGGTCATGCGCGCCTGCGTCGACCGGGGCTGCGCCACCGAGGGCCTGCTCCCCGGCGGCCTCAAGGTCCGCCGCCGCGCCCCCCAACTCCACCGCCGCCTCGTTCACGAGAGCCCCTCCGACCCGCTGCACGCGATGGACTGGGTCACGCTGTTCGCCCTGGCCGTGAACGAGGAGAACGCGGCGGGCGGCCGTATCGTCACCGCCCCCACCAACGGCGCCGCGGGCATCATCCCGGCCGTCCTGCACTACTACGACCGCTTCGTTCCCGGCGCCGACGACGCCGGGGTGGTCCGCTTCCTCCTCACCGCGGGCGCGATCGGCGTCCTCTTCAAGCAGAACGCCTCCATCTCCGGCGCCGAGGTCGGCTGCCAGGGCGAGGTCGGCTCCGCCTGCTCCATGGCCGCCGCCGGCCTCGCCGAGGTCCTCGGCGGCACCCCCGAACAGGTGGAGAACGCCGCCGAGATCGGCATCGAGCACAACCTCGGCCTCACCTGCGACCCCGTCGGCGGCCTCGTCCAGGTGCCCTGCATCGAACGCAACGCGATCGGCGCCATCAAGGCCGTCGGCGCCGCCCGCCTCGCCCTGCGCGGCGACGGCCACCACTTCGTCTCCCTCGACAAGGCCATCAAGACCATGCGCGACACCGGCCGCGACATGCTCGACAAGTACAAGGAGACCAGCCGAGGCGGCCTCGCCGTCAACGTCATCGAGTGCTGA
- the glyA gene encoding serine hydroxymethyltransferase, with translation MTSAMYASLAAVDPQIAEAVDAELRRQQSTLEMIASENFAPVSVLEAQGSVLTNKYAEGYPGRRYYGGCEYVDVAEQLAIDRAKELFGAEHANVQPHSGAQANTAVYFALLSHGDTILGLDLAHGGHLTHGMRINYSGKTLNVVPYHVRAEDGRVDMDEVAALAAEHRPKMIVAGWSAYPRQLDFAEFRRIADSVDALLMVDMAHFAGLVAAGLHPSPVPHADIVTTTTHKTLGGPRGGLILCRQEYAKKINSAVFPGMQGGPLEHVIAAKAVALKIAGSDEFRERQARTIEGARLLADRLSAEDSAKAGVKVLTGGTDVHLVLVDLVDSELTGRDAEDLLHSIGITVNRNAVPNDPRPPMVTSGLRIGTPALATRGFTAEDFAEVADVIALALQPGPDTAALSARVCALADKHPLYPGL, from the coding sequence ATGACCTCCGCCATGTACGCGTCGCTGGCCGCCGTCGACCCGCAGATCGCCGAGGCCGTCGACGCCGAGCTGCGCCGCCAGCAGTCGACGCTGGAGATGATCGCCTCCGAGAACTTCGCCCCGGTCTCGGTGCTGGAGGCGCAGGGCTCGGTGCTGACCAACAAGTACGCCGAGGGCTACCCCGGCCGGCGCTACTACGGCGGCTGCGAGTACGTCGACGTCGCCGAGCAGTTGGCGATCGACCGGGCCAAGGAGCTGTTCGGGGCCGAGCACGCCAACGTCCAGCCGCACTCGGGCGCGCAGGCCAACACGGCGGTGTACTTCGCGCTGCTGAGCCACGGCGACACGATCCTGGGCCTGGACCTGGCGCACGGCGGGCACCTGACCCACGGCATGCGCATCAACTACTCCGGCAAGACGCTGAACGTCGTCCCCTACCACGTGCGCGCCGAGGACGGCCGGGTGGACATGGACGAGGTGGCCGCGCTGGCCGCCGAGCACCGTCCGAAGATGATCGTGGCGGGCTGGTCGGCGTACCCCCGGCAGTTGGACTTCGCCGAGTTCCGGCGGATCGCCGACTCGGTGGACGCGCTGCTGATGGTGGACATGGCGCACTTCGCCGGGCTGGTGGCCGCCGGGCTGCACCCCTCCCCGGTGCCGCACGCCGACATCGTCACCACCACGACGCACAAGACGCTGGGCGGCCCGCGCGGCGGCCTGATCCTGTGCCGTCAGGAGTACGCCAAGAAGATCAACTCCGCCGTGTTCCCCGGGATGCAGGGCGGCCCGCTGGAGCACGTGATCGCGGCCAAGGCGGTGGCCCTGAAGATCGCCGGCTCGGACGAGTTCCGCGAGCGGCAGGCCCGCACGATCGAGGGCGCCAGGCTGCTGGCCGACCGGCTGTCGGCGGAGGACTCCGCCAAGGCCGGGGTGAAGGTGCTGACCGGCGGCACCGACGTCCACCTGGTCCTGGTCGACCTGGTGGATTCGGAGCTGACGGGTCGGGACGCGGAGGACCTGCTGCACTCCATCGGCATCACGGTCAACCGCAACGCCGTGCCCAACGACCCGCGTCCCCCGATGGTGACCTCGGGTCTGCGGATCGGCACCCCCGCGCTGGCCACCCGGGGCTTCACGGCCGAGGACTTCGCCGAGGTCGCCGACGTCATCGCGCTGGCGCTGCAGCCGGGCCCGGACACCGCCGCGCTGTCGGCCCGGGTCTGCGCGCTGGCCGACAAGCACCCCCTCTACCCCGGCCTGTGA
- a CDS encoding M50 family metallopeptidase, which translates to MESLIVLGGALLFFLLLMLSIALHELGHFSFAKLFGVRTTQFMVGFGPTLWSRRKGETEYGIKWLPFGGYIRMIGMLPPRKGDAAGTVRSMRTGPFQGLIDSARGAALEEVGPDDGDRVFYGKKWWQKLIIMFAGPAMNIALAVLFFAILIMGFGVDRPQPVISTVSKCTIPAAEAGRDCRAGEPLTPAAAVGLRPGDRFVSYDGRPISDYAQLQKLIRGSGGRTVPIVIENADGVRRGVDVAVTTNTLRSLDDEDRTEKVGFLGISPLVERERLGPGAVVDHMGEMTERTVIALAQLPQRMVDVWDAAFGGAERDPEGPIGVVGASRIGGEIIASEHQTTDKVAWFISVLAAVNFGVGMFNLVPLLPLDGGHIAGALWEAVKRGFARVLRRPDPGYVDVAKALPLTYVMAAAFLLMGVLLIYADLVNPIHFNG; encoded by the coding sequence ATGGAGTCGCTCATCGTGCTGGGCGGCGCGCTGCTGTTCTTCCTGCTGCTCATGCTGTCGATCGCGCTGCACGAGCTGGGCCACTTCAGCTTCGCCAAGCTCTTCGGCGTTCGGACCACCCAGTTCATGGTGGGGTTCGGGCCGACGCTGTGGTCCCGGCGCAAGGGCGAGACCGAGTACGGCATCAAGTGGCTGCCGTTCGGCGGTTACATCCGGATGATCGGGATGCTGCCGCCCCGCAAGGGCGACGCCGCCGGGACCGTCCGCAGCATGCGCACCGGCCCGTTCCAGGGGTTGATCGACTCGGCCCGCGGGGCGGCGCTGGAGGAGGTCGGCCCCGACGACGGCGACCGGGTCTTCTACGGCAAGAAGTGGTGGCAGAAGCTCATCATCATGTTCGCCGGGCCCGCGATGAACATCGCGCTGGCGGTGCTGTTCTTCGCCATCCTGATCATGGGCTTCGGGGTGGACCGGCCGCAGCCGGTGATCAGCACGGTGTCCAAGTGCACCATCCCGGCCGCCGAGGCCGGGCGGGACTGCCGGGCCGGTGAGCCGCTGACCCCGGCCGCCGCGGTGGGCCTGCGTCCCGGCGACCGCTTCGTCTCCTACGACGGACGGCCGATCTCCGACTACGCCCAGTTGCAGAAGCTGATCCGCGGCTCGGGCGGACGCACGGTGCCGATCGTGATCGAGAACGCCGACGGCGTCCGGCGCGGTGTCGACGTCGCCGTGACCACCAACACGCTGCGTTCGCTCGACGACGAGGACAGGACCGAGAAGGTCGGCTTCCTCGGCATCTCCCCGCTGGTCGAGCGGGAACGCCTCGGTCCGGGCGCGGTGGTCGACCACATGGGTGAGATGACCGAGCGCACCGTGATCGCGCTCGCCCAGCTCCCGCAGCGGATGGTCGACGTCTGGGACGCCGCGTTCGGCGGCGCGGAGCGCGATCCGGAGGGCCCGATCGGCGTGGTGGGCGCCAGCCGGATCGGCGGTGAGATCATCGCCTCCGAGCACCAGACCACCGACAAGGTCGCCTGGTTCATCTCGGTGCTGGCGGCCGTCAACTTCGGCGTGGGGATGTTCAACCTGGTCCCGCTGCTGCCGCTGGACGGCGGGCACATCGCGGGCGCGCTGTGGGAGGCGGTCAAGCGCGGCTTCGCCCGCGTCCTGCGCCGCCCCGACCCGGGGTACGTGGACGTCGCCAAGGCGTTGCCGCTCACCTACGTGATGGCCGCGGCGTTCCTGTTGATGGGCGTCCTGTTGATCTACGCGGACCTGGTCAACCCGATCCACTTCAACGGCTGA